Proteins found in one Paucidesulfovibrio gracilis DSM 16080 genomic segment:
- a CDS encoding DMT family transporter: MHYLYLLIAILCEVAGTSALEASRQFTRLGPSLLVVGGYAAAFYFLSLTLRVVPVGVAYAIWSGMGVVLIALVARIVYGQRLDVPAILGMSLIVAGVAVIRLFSKTGA; the protein is encoded by the coding sequence ATGCACTACCTCTATCTGCTTATCGCGATTCTTTGCGAAGTGGCGGGAACATCCGCCCTGGAAGCCTCCCGGCAATTCACGCGGCTTGGTCCCTCGTTGTTGGTGGTAGGTGGATACGCGGCCGCGTTTTATTTCCTTTCCCTGACGTTGCGGGTGGTCCCGGTGGGCGTGGCCTATGCCATTTGGAGCGGCATGGGTGTGGTGCTTATCGCCTTGGTGGCGCGCATCGTGTACGGACAGCGCCTGGATGTTCCGGCCATTCTGGGCATGTCCCTGATTGTTGCAGGCGTAGCCGTGATCCGGCTGTTTTCCAAAACCGGAGCATGA